A section of the Phaseolus vulgaris cultivar G19833 chromosome 8, P. vulgaris v2.0, whole genome shotgun sequence genome encodes:
- the LOC137824871 gene encoding uncharacterized protein, with translation MIGWSVELSEFDIKYEPRGAIKSQCLADFAAELPRNTETLPKWVLYVDGSSNKTACGAGVVLEGPGDLLIEQALQFSFKATNNQAEYEAILAGLNLANDLGAREVACKSDSQLVVGQLKGEFEVKEPLLQRYYHTVRNVMAKFDTVAVQHIPRQENERADALSRLASSKKQSHHRSVVQVRLAQPNVGNAECMTITETNTWMTPITQYLEHGTCQPGEEKNIRRQCARYTMIGQDLYRRGYSTPLLKCLTKEQSQYVLQEIHEGACGSHSGA, from the coding sequence ATGATAGGGTGGTCGGTCGAGCTttcagagttcgacatcaagtacgaACCGAGGGGTGCCATTAAATCCCAATGCTTGGCAGATTTCGCCGCCGAGCTCCCCAGAAACACAGAAACCTTGCCCAAATGGGTCCTCTACGTGGACGGCTCCTCCAACAAAACGGCTTGTGGAGCCGGGGTCGTCCTCGAGGGGCCTGGGGACTTACTGATTGAGCAAGCCCTCCAGTTCTCCTTCAAAGCAAcgaacaaccaagcagagtacgaGGCCATACTGGCCGGCCTCAACTTAGCAAATGACCTAGGCGCGCGGGAGGTCGCATGCAAGAGTGACTCCCAACTGGTCGTCGGTCAACTCAAAGGAGAATTCGAAGTCAAGGAGCCCCTCCTCCAACGATATTACCACACCGTCCGTAACGTCATGGCCAAATTCGACACGGTGGCGGTCCAGCACATACCACGACAGGAAAACGAGCGTGCCGATGCACTCTCACGCCTGGCATCTTCGAAAAAACAAAGCCATCACCGATCAGTCGTCCAGGTGCGACTAGCACAGCCGAATGTTGGCAACGCCGAGTGCATGACAATCACCGAGACAAACACATGGATGACCCCAATCACCCAGTACTTGGAACACGGAACATGCCAACCGGGGGAAGAGAAGAACATCAGACGGCAGTGCGCACGGTACACCATGATCGGCCAAGACCTATACCGTAGGGGGTACTCAACACCACTCCTAAAGTGCCTCACCAAGGAACAATCCCAATACGTGCTACAAGAAATCCACGAAGGGGCGTGTGGGAGCCACTCCGGAGCCTGA